Genomic segment of Hydractinia symbiolongicarpus strain clone_291-10 chromosome 5, HSymV2.1, whole genome shotgun sequence:
GGAGTAAATGTTGGCCAAGAATAATACAACAATAATATAAGGTAGTTAGTAAACAGTAACAAGAATATATAGCGGAAACAGATTTTATCATGGTCAAATATCATTCCAACTCAAAGTAAAACAATGTAGCTAAATATAACCGTTTAGTTTAATCTATGTGATCTGACATCACATTCAGCTTGGCAAAGTTTATGTTGTGGTGATGGAGACTATAACTTTTAGTACATGCAAACAAACTAGAAGTTGCTGTCCGCACTCGTCGGAGTAGGTTGTCTCTTTGTACTCCGTCGGAATAATACAAAGAGACAACATACGGAGGAACGAGGTTGATTTTACATTTTCTATTAAAAAGTAGTAAGTTTATAAACTGTTAAATTGCTTTTCGATTGTTTTTATAAAGCTGAGGGGGCACGAGGGACATTTCCATGTGCGTGCTATACAACATTGCTTCATTGCACGTGCTATGGGACATGTTGCATAGCGTACACATGAAAATTTCCCTTGTGTCCCCTAAAGGGGGGCTTTCACGAAGCGGATTGAACatggcgaattgtatctgagcatgcgcagttttgttttgattttgcatcgaatttttcgctgttgtttttttgaataattAGCTGAGTATatgatcaaatttataaatgaaaataaatatttttaggattaaaagaaataacactAAAATTATCATGTATATGATCAGTATatgatcaaatttataaataaaaataaatatttttaggattaaaagaaataacactAAAATTATCATGttgtaaaaaatatgtagtaaaataattatttaaaattttgcttttaatttttgaaaagatTTCACTCAACTTCTTATGAAAACATGTACCACTTTACCATATATCCTTTTTCGGAATGGAATCAGAACTCAGTTTGCGTTCGGCAAATAACGACAGAAACGGTAATTACAACGTATTTTAACCTCGTTCCCCTAGCGCCTGCTGTATCTTTTTTATATCGTGACGTCGAGACGAATATGTTCGTATCGCTGCCTACCCGAAGTtggaaaagatacaagatgccctggggacgaggtcgaacatatttctatttttaatttttaaacaattggCAATTTTGTATAATCttgtaaaaaaatgtgttgCCAGTGACCAACCTAGTGACCGTgacctcttttcgcttttttaatATTAAGATTAAAGAAATGTGCAGGGAGAAGAGGCTGCAACTCCGCCCTTTCCATATTTCTGAGAAAGTTTTAATTAATGTAACCAAAAAAGTATTAAACTTCTGACATGCCCAGTTATAAAAGTATAACAGTACTTTTTGCTCACATCAGCAATAATAGTAACTGTAGTGAAATAAGTGAAACTAGATAACAACACCATTAACATTTTACATTATACAGGTATTCATCTGCTCACTTTGTCGGATAGATTAATATAAaagaaatgatatttttttgttaaaaaataaaggaaagATAGGCAGATGGTTTGTAATAAAAATGTGTACATGAAAAAAGTTAGATTATATTGGAAAACAACGTTGAATAATATAAACTACAAATAAATCTAACGTGTACAGGGAGTAATTTATAAGCATTTTCAGTcaacaaatatttttagaattttttatatattgttttgtttataattactttattatgaaataaaatatttagcattttgttaataatattatttttttctataccTAGCCTTATTTTACAGGAGCATATGAAAATTCTAAAACCCCCGTATTATTTTGATATGTTCGTTTTAAGCTGCGCAAAACATATTTAGCAGCACAAGATTAATAGAAGAAACGTGAAGAAGGCAGACAAAGAAAAATGGTAGAAATGAatgtatttttgaaataaaaatgttacaaCAGATTTGGCGGGTAAAAATTTAAGACACGGTCAAGtagaaaacacaaaacaatCTCTCATACGGGCAACAAAATATACCAAACAAACTTCATAGTAGAAGAACAAGAGAGCACAGTTTTTTTTATGCATGTGTTGATAAAACTTAACCAGCATGTACCGTGGACCCTGCACGAGTGTTTACCTTCGTCCTATgtcatatttctttttatttttaactctatCAATGCAAATGGTCTCTTTATGTACAAGTAGTTGGTACTCTGTAAAGCAGACAGGGGTCACCATGCATATGGGACTGTGGAACGTGTGTAAGGACAAAGCAGATGTGATTGGTCAATGTAGTTTTTTACCTGAATGGCGTGACGATATCCCAGTAGGTAGGTAAACCATTCCTATTCCTGATCGCGTCTGTTAGAATAAAGCCAACAACAAACTTAGTAGATTGGTTTATTAAACTTTTACTTAATCTCGTTCTCAAGGCCTCTTGCCTCTTTTACAGGAAAACCCTGGAAACGTTTTACTGTatccattttcaaattttagacAATTTGACCGCTATTCGAGCATTATATTCAATGGCGGTCATGATGTTGCTTGGTGCGCTTGGTTACCCACCGTTTTTTAAGCAGATGTCTTCGAGTGTTTTAAAGATCGAATTTATGGCAGTACTTGCAACCATCGGAGGTAGGTCACGAAAttgttaaaaacttaaattctGCATCAGTCTGCTAACATAAATGGCAGGAGAATTCAGGATTTTAACCAAGCTCGACCCCAGTACCCTAATAATGGTCATGGGGgcgagttttttttataagatttcAAGGAAGCAATTTGAAATCTctactttttttagctttttaatAACCTGTGTATACATGTGCACATCGTTACTGCGAGGGGTACCGGGTCTTCCTCTTTCTAATCTTttctatctctataataatagccgtcgtctgtctgtctctacgCGGActccccgctgagttagaaagtgatgttacggaaacacgaatatcaaatgcgatatatttttacccgctttgttgcgacgggtaaaataaaggacgggcgaacccgtgaatttttccacgggcaacgactagttctATTTAATAATATCCTTTTAATCTATTTAATATCGGTCTGTGCGTCATGCTACGGAAACACTAAATAGCAAATGAGATATATTTTTACTCTTACAGATTGACTTTTTCATTCAAAACATTCTAATCACTCCAGGAAATACTCGCGAACAATCCTTTCAATGGCGAATTTCAGCATCAGGTATTAAGAAAGTGGTTCTCTATTATGTTTCTTTAGGTGTGTGTTCTTTTATCGCCATGTTGGTGATAACACATCAAGTCAACAGCCTCGATACAAAACCGATATTTGGTTATTCTTATGTCATTGGTTGGGTAGCTACTGGCCAGTCATTTCTAAGTGCCGGCTTAATATATATCGCATCGAAAGATAATGTGTATGTCGAAGGTATATATTAACATTATATTATAATAGACCCGATGCTGTCGTTTcgtttaaaaaatgtcttttgtaGAGTGTACTACAAATtgtaaagttttatattttgttataaaagttaaattttcAAACGAAATGctagtttctttgtttttattttttacagtatTATCTATAAATCCCTGCATCAGACGTGTCGACCTAGTAATTTCAAAACCTTTGGTTGAAATTTAATAAACCGGTTCACGAAGGGTTTTAAACTGTACGTTGCCCTGATTACAACTACACTGGCGGTTTAGTTGAATAAATATAGATGCACGTATTTCACTTTAAAATCGCAAAGAAAGAATGAAACAACTAAGGTTGAATTATTTAGTAAATATAGATGCAAAAACTGATATAAAACATAATGTGTTTAAAACacagtaaaaatttagattacaaCCTGATACTCGGCTTCATGTCCGTAATGCTACCTAAAGCTAAAAGTTTATCGTGCGCCTGTAATTTTTCGATCAACTCTAACAACGTTGCACCGCCTGAAAGAAAGTCATCCACGCCGTGTACAGTTAGTCCAATTCTGTGGTCGGTTACACGATCTTGGGAGTAATTATAAGTTCGTATTCGCTCAGACCGATGACCAGACCCAACTTGTAATTGTCGCACGTCGTGACGTTCTTTTATTGCACGTGATCGCTCGAGATCGTAGAGACGAGCTGTTAATACTCGAAGAGCTTTCGACTTattctataaaaaatatatggcCTAATGTCATCGCTATCAATCTGTTCTTATTGTcttgatgtttttatttgttttaagcAGGCCGAAAAATATgcaacatttcctttttaagatattttaaaCTGATAGTTTAACGGCTCAACGTCTtggttttttaaagtatttttgacACGATTCGcggtctgttttttttttttttaattatcacgAGGTAAGATCTAAgagtaattttctttttaaaaacatttaaaataacgGGGAGCCTTCAACCAGTAGTATTACCATAGAATAGAATAAGTTCTAAACAAGCAATGATTATACCATTGTTTGTGATCTTTCGTCTTGCATTGCAACAACGATCCCAGTCGGCACGTGCGTCACCCTCACTGCGCTATCTGTTGTGTTGACGTGTTGTCCCCCTGCACCCGACGCTTTGTATGTATCAATACGCAAATCTTTCATGTCCAGCACAACATCAACGTTTTGCGGCTGAGGAAGCACAGCAACTGTTACAGTTGATGTATGAACACGGCCAAGTGACTCTGTAACAGGCACTCTCTGAACACGATGTACTCCGGATTCGTACTGTGGATAGTTCGTATAAAATAACATAcatcaagttaaaaaaagaaacaaataattcCAACTAGATACTATAATATCGCAATTTTGGATCAAATGTAACCTAGATTATTCTATTATTGTTTAGACCAAAAGTGTATTGTAACGAACAAAGAAACACGCAAGGATATGTTTCACCAAAGTATTTTAAACCTGCACCAAATGTTCGTAATATCAGACCGGTGTTCAGAAAAATCAGTAAATTTAGTTGATGAAAATTTTTAGACGTTAAAAATTCCGAAATTAAGAACTGAACGAGCAAAGTGTAAGCACAAAATgtaaattatacaaaaaagtttaattgttGCTTGTTGGTTATCGTTTGTACCCGATTGTTAAAAGCTACTTTCATCCCCAAAATAGACTATTCATGTCCTCAGTTTAGGTAACCCCCATTCACACCCCATTCGCCAAATAGCATGCCTATTTCAATAGAAAGGCTGTGTCGGatgaacaaaataacaaatctCAGGCACAGGTAGGCAGAAATTAATGATTTTTAATACAGGGTGTCCACTCTAAAGTTGACCTcgatttttctgaaattttgtaGCTAAAAATCACgacattttcaaattttctttccTAATTTCTCTATAGTTACAGCTGATAAACTAGTTTactgtttaaaaaaatggaataaacatgatgaaaaaaaacatttcctgaccttttgtttacattttaaaaatcccTGACATTTCTGACAGTGGAAAACctgtaaaagaaagaaaacaagccCCTCCCCCTTCCAAGTAACTTTTCATTCCTGTCTCCTTAATAAATGGACCCCCTCCCCTCCTTAAATTTTCTAACTTACGTCCCCCACCCTCTCCAGTACGGGTACATTTAAAGTTATCCAAGGTTGGAATATAGTTATCTCACCTTTAAAAACCCAAAAACACTCGCCCCAGCAACACTTGCAGATGCTTTTTTCACACCTCCTTCCGTGTTTTCACTGTTGGTCAACACTTCAAATTTCCATCTGTTACTAGATGCTAACTTTGAATACATGTTAAACATTTCAGAAGCGAAGATTGCTGCTTCTCGTCCACCACTAGCCGCAGTCACTTCTAAGACAGCATCATTTGTATCATCTTTATCTCTAGGAACAATGAAATCCATAATGTTATTCTCTAGCACACGTATTTCTGACTGATATGTTTGCATTTCTTCATCTACAAGTGTTTTTAAATCACCATCTGATACAGCTAAGGCTGCCATTTCTAACATTTCCTAAATATACAGAATGTATTTCAAAGTGTGTTATCAGCACTTTTGAGAATGCTTTCCTAGGACCAGGAAAATCTTCTGATTACAGGCGGATAAATTAAACTATGACACAGCGAGCGATTTAtttccttcttttttgtttttcgaactcgtgatgtatatttttttactacatTTGTATAAACTGTCCCAATGTACATATGTGTATTGATATGATATGATATAAAATGATTGTATAATAGTGTATAATAGTGTATTTTTGGACCAAAAAAATGGTTCCAAAAAGAAACATACAAACAAAGCTTTTAAGCTTGGTATGTAGAAGGTAGTCAAAAAAATGTAATGACACTGGCTAAAATTACCTCGCGTTTTTTCTTTAACTCTTCATACGCTTCTGCTGTTGGCTTTAATTCATGTACTTTACTTGAGTAGGATTTTAATGCTGCTGCAGTCAAGTCCTACAAAATTAAGAGTCCGTTTAACAATATCAGTAACAACTTTTCATTGGTTACTTATTATTAATGCAACTCTTCCTAACATGGAACAAATTAAGTGTACACAAAAAGTATACACATTGttgaaacctttttttttcaaattttaaatttccaaatttttccTTATTGCAATGCAAAGAAACATGTCCTAAATTTATTTATGCATATAATAATAAACCACTTCTTCCTCCTTTCCTTACTGTTAAAGAAGTACCTAAAGGATGCGTAcagcaaaagaaatttaaaaagcaCCCTTCTGGTACAACCCAGCACCACCTGAGACAGATTTTATACAATAGAAAGTGAAAATTTAACAAATCAGCTCCTTTAAAAAACTTGTTGCAACATAAGATAATATATCCATAATAATTCCAATATATCCATATCGTATCCATGAAATCATATTATGATGACTAACAAATAATATCAATAAATGAGTCAGTCCCAACCAAAAAAGAATTCCAGACAGAATAGAAAATACAAACCTTTGAGTTTAGAAgtgttttatttaacttttcgtATTCATGCATCAAATCATCAACAAATTTCTCGACAGCAGCACTCCAGGTAAACTTGTTATTGCTAAAAACTGACATAGCATTATCtttagaaacaaaatttttccTTGGTGGcaacttatttttaaaagtaaatttcaGAATTTTTGCAGAAGTATTCCAGGACCTTCGGATCTTCTTCCAAAAGTAATTTTCTCgcagaaaaatagaaaatttaatgaaaaaaacacaaatgcCTTCcatattcaaacaattttaaaatttttttaaaaaacattatatttTAGGTGTTTTCAGCGTTTTTCTATTCTTGCAGTTTTCCAAGAATATCCATCCTGTTTGAatattaagaaaatattttcttccctTAGACCTGTAAGCCGAGcagttttactaaaaaatacTTTGTGCAAAAAAGTTTACCTCTGTGGATTGTcaagataaaatataaaaaaattaagaaagtaaaaacaacagcaacataTACCTTTTGAAGCATTTTTCAAAATACAGTATGAAAGCTGTGAAGCCATACACCTTCTACATGTCAACACACTAAACAGCATTTTTATGATCTAAAACATAAACTGCAACATAAGTTgtttttcttctaatttttcCTGCATGCCTTCATGAATTTAACCCATGGTGACTGTggcaaaacaaattttgaatttctCGAGAAAATTAACTTTCACAAATTCAACGAAAAATAAGCTATCCATTATTTTACACAATTTTTTC
This window contains:
- the LOC130644594 gene encoding uncharacterized protein LOC130644594, translating into MYRGPCTSVYLRPMSYFFLFLTLSMQMVSLCTSSWYSVKQTGVTMHMGLWNVCKDKADVIGQCSFLPEWRDDIPVDNLTAIRALYSMAVMMLLGALGYPPFFKQMSSSVLKIEFMAVLATIGGVCSFIAMLVITHQVNSLDTKPIFGYSYVIGWVATGQSFLSAGLIYIASKDNVYVEGIY
- the LOC130644592 gene encoding peptide chain release factor 1-like, with the protein product MLFSVLTCRRCMASQLSYCILKNASKVFSNNKFTWSAAVEKFVDDLMHEYEKLNKTLLNSKDLTAAALKSYSSKVHELKPTAEAYEELKKKREEMLEMAALAVSDGDLKTLVDEEMQTYQSEIRVLENNIMDFIVPRDKDDTNDAVLEVTAASGGREAAIFASEMFNMYSKLASSNRWKFEVLTNSENTEGGVKKASASVAGASVFGFLKYESGVHRVQRVPVTESLGRVHTSTVTVAVLPQPQNVDVVLDMKDLRIDTYKASGAGGQHVNTTDSAVRVTHVPTGIVVAMQDERSQTMNKSKALRVLTARLYDLERSRAIKERHDVRQLQVGSGHRSERIRTYNYSQDRVTDHRIGLTVHGVDDFLSGGATLLELIEKLQAHDKLLALGSITDMKPSIRL